The segment CTAGCATTTTGTTCTGCAATAGCTGCAACTGCTTCAAAAGATTTGGTTAAATCAAGAGGTCACAAAATAGAAGGCATTGAATCATTCCCAATTGTTGTAACAAATGACATTGAATCAATTTCAAAAGCAAGTGATATTTTCAAGGTGTTAGAAGATCTAAAATTAATGAAAGACGTAGAAAGACTACAAGCAAGAAAACCACGTACTGGAAAATCATCACTTAGAGGCAGAAGCAAAAAAGTAGGAAAGAGTGTATTGTTTGTCACAAAAGATGCATCAAAAATTAGCAAAGCATGTGGTGCATTACCAGGAGTTGAAGTAAGATCTGTAAAAGAATTGAGCGTATTAGATTTGGCACCAGGCTCTGATCCAATTAGATTAACAGTGTATTCAAAAGCAGCAATAGAAGAGATTGCAAAGATAAAATCAACACATCTAGAATTAATGGTGAAAGTAAGATGAATGTAGATCAAGCAAGTAAAATTATTTTGAAACCATACATTACTGAAAAAACATTTGCAATGGTAGAAAATGAAAGCAAAATTTGCTTCATTGTGGAAAGATCAGCAAGCAAACCACAGATAATTGAAGCGGTAAATGCATTATACAATCAAAAAGCTACTCAAGTAAACACAGCAAGAACAATTTACGGTAAAAAGGCATTTGTTCAATTTGAAAGTACGGAAAAAGCCAGAGACTTGGCCACAAAGATAGGAATGCTATAATATGGACAATAAGGCTTCATCAATACAAAGAGAGGATAAGTAAGATGGTCAAAGAATTTCTATATCGCGGATTACCTAAAGAGGATCTAGACAACATGTCGCTAGAGAAATTATTCTTAATATTTAATTCCAGACAAAGACGTTCACTCACACGAGGAATCACAGATGATAAA is part of the Nitrosarchaeum sp. genome and harbors:
- the rplD gene encoding 50S ribosomal protein L4, encoding MKTSLLTIKGTKDSEVELPLIFSTPFRAELIHKAFTNLTSHKFQPQGRHPTAGMDVVARSNDPPTGQHQARIAKMKGGGGGRQGQAGGVASVRGGRQAHPPIVDRVIFKKLNKKENKLAFCSAIAATASKDLVKSRGHKIEGIESFPIVVTNDIESISKASDIFKVLEDLKLMKDVERLQARKPRTGKSSLRGRSKKVGKSVLFVTKDASKISKACGALPGVEVRSVKELSVLDLAPGSDPIRLTVYSKAAIEEIAKIKSTHLELMVKVR
- a CDS encoding 50S ribosomal protein L23, yielding MNVDQASKIILKPYITEKTFAMVENESKICFIVERSASKPQIIEAVNALYNQKATQVNTARTIYGKKAFVQFESTEKARDLATKIGML